The following are encoded together in the Thermoanaerobaculia bacterium genome:
- the guaB gene encoding IMP dehydrogenase, whose protein sequence is MTEPRNAPRLALTFDDVLIEPGYSSVHPNEVDLRTRLCRQIYLNIPILSAAMDTVTESRLAIALAQEGGLGIIHKNLSIDLQAAEVDKVKRSEAGMIVDPVTMRPEQRISEALELMAHFKISGVPVTDAEGRLVGILTNRDLRFESNLNRRISDLMTRENLVTVPEGTTLEEAKALLHKHKIEKLLVVDRSGGLKGLITVKDIQKMIEYPGACKDELGRLRVGAAVGASGEYLERAAALVDAKVDLLVLDSSHAHSKGVLDAAAILRQRFPDVALMVGNVATAEGTRAAIERGADAVKIGIGPGSICTTRIVTGAGVPQITAIQECSRAAAENDIPIIADGGIKFSGDLTKAIAAGSGALMIGSLFAGTEESPGETILYQGRTYKAYRGMGSLSAMARGSADRYFQEGEASLSKLVPEGIEGMVPHKGSVHSMLPQLTGGMRAGMGLAGCATIDELRTRAKFLRVTAAGLKESHAHDVVITKEAPNYWVDR, encoded by the coding sequence ATGACCGAACCCCGCAACGCCCCGCGCCTCGCCCTGACCTTCGACGACGTGCTCATCGAGCCCGGCTACTCGTCGGTGCACCCGAACGAGGTGGATCTGCGCACCCGCCTTTGCCGGCAGATCTACCTCAACATCCCGATCCTCTCCGCCGCGATGGACACCGTGACCGAGTCCCGGCTGGCCATCGCGCTCGCGCAGGAGGGCGGTCTCGGCATCATCCACAAGAACCTGTCGATCGATCTCCAGGCGGCGGAGGTCGACAAGGTGAAGCGCAGCGAAGCCGGGATGATCGTCGACCCGGTGACCATGCGCCCCGAGCAGCGGATCTCCGAGGCCCTCGAGCTCATGGCGCACTTCAAGATCTCGGGCGTGCCGGTGACCGATGCCGAGGGCCGGCTCGTGGGGATTCTGACCAACCGCGACCTGCGCTTCGAGAGCAACTTGAACCGCCGCATCTCGGACCTGATGACGCGCGAGAATCTGGTCACGGTCCCCGAGGGCACGACCCTCGAGGAGGCCAAGGCGCTCCTGCACAAGCACAAGATCGAGAAGCTCCTGGTAGTGGATCGCTCCGGCGGCCTGAAGGGCCTCATCACCGTCAAGGACATCCAGAAGATGATCGAGTATCCGGGCGCCTGCAAGGACGAGCTCGGGCGCCTGCGGGTCGGAGCCGCGGTGGGTGCCTCGGGCGAGTACCTCGAGCGCGCCGCCGCGCTGGTCGACGCCAAGGTGGACCTGCTGGTGCTCGACTCGTCCCACGCCCACAGCAAGGGCGTGCTCGACGCGGCGGCGATCCTGCGCCAGCGCTTCCCGGACGTCGCCCTGATGGTCGGCAACGTCGCCACCGCCGAGGGCACCCGCGCCGCCATCGAGCGCGGCGCCGACGCGGTGAAGATCGGCATCGGACCGGGATCGATCTGCACAACCCGCATCGTCACCGGCGCCGGCGTCCCCCAGATCACCGCCATTCAGGAGTGTTCCCGGGCCGCCGCCGAGAACGACATTCCGATCATCGCCGACGGCGGCATCAAGTTCTCGGGCGACCTGACGAAGGCGATCGCCGCCGGATCGGGAGCCCTGATGATCGGCTCGCTCTTCGCCGGCACCGAAGAGAGTCCCGGCGAGACGATCCTCTACCAGGGCCGGACCTACAAGGCCTATCGCGGCATGGGCTCGCTCTCCGCGATGGCGCGCGGCAGCGCCGACCGGTACTTCCAGGAGGGCGAAGCGAGCCTCTCGAAGCTCGTCCCGGAGGGGATCGAGGGCATGGTCCCGCACAAGGGCAGCGTCCACTCGATGCTCCCCCAGCTCACCGGCGGCATGCGTGCCGGAATGGGGCTCGCGGGTTGCGCCACGATCGACGAGCTGCGTACGCGCGCGAAATTCCTGCGCGTGACAGCGGCGGGCCTCAAGGAGAGCCACGCCCACGACGTGGTGATCACCAAAGAGGCCCCGAACTACTGGGTCGACCGCTGA
- a CDS encoding PDZ domain-containing protein → MNPLRFRIVHASTCLGALALVLAAGGSAQSSPTPEASRPPRPPREATAPPAPPAPFAAPGAPRAAQAPRAPRLSGGYLGVELVDLTPELREHFGAPREVGVMVGRVAPGSPAARAGLAVADVVTRIGDEPVHDSWGFAGEVSSREAGERLALAVVRAGREREVEVTLERRERDAVDIGRWIFPPSLPSLPSAPAAPAAPGATPFPEMGPAFERLGRLLESPDFKEQLKATQLRIDAEVEQRMKELELRLKELEKRLQEGGNRR, encoded by the coding sequence ATGAACCCGCTGCGATTCCGGATCGTGCACGCTTCGACCTGCCTGGGGGCGCTGGCTCTGGTGCTCGCTGCCGGCGGCAGCGCGCAGTCGTCCCCCACTCCCGAGGCGTCTCGCCCGCCGCGCCCGCCGCGGGAGGCGACAGCACCGCCCGCTCCGCCTGCACCTTTCGCTGCTCCGGGTGCCCCTCGCGCAGCGCAGGCGCCGCGGGCGCCGCGTCTCTCCGGCGGCTATCTCGGCGTCGAGCTCGTCGACCTGACTCCCGAGCTGCGCGAGCATTTCGGAGCGCCGCGCGAGGTCGGCGTCATGGTGGGTCGCGTCGCGCCCGGAAGTCCGGCGGCCCGCGCCGGCCTCGCGGTGGCCGACGTCGTGACCCGGATCGGCGACGAGCCGGTGCACGACAGCTGGGGTTTCGCGGGCGAGGTGAGCTCGCGCGAGGCGGGAGAGAGACTGGCCCTCGCGGTCGTTCGCGCCGGACGGGAGCGGGAGGTCGAGGTGACCCTGGAGCGCCGCGAGCGCGATGCGGTCGATATCGGCCGCTGGATCTTCCCGCCATCGCTGCCATCGCTGCCATCGGCGCCAGCGGCGCCAGCGGCGCCGGGCGCCACGCCGTTCCCCGAGATGGGGCCGGCGTTCGAGCGCCTCGGGCGCCTGCTCGAGAGTCCCGACTTCAAGGAGCAGCTCAAGGCGACGCAGCTGCGCATCGACGCCGAGGTCGAGCAGCGGATGAAGGAGCTCGAGCTCCGGCTGAAGGAGCTCGAGAAGCGCCTGCAGGAGGGTGGAAACCGGCGCTGA
- a CDS encoding sigma-70 family RNA polymerase sigma factor yields the protein MSALDAALPDTTVDLDARAMALCRAGDWEEFGLLVERHRDPLVRYLARLVGDRDRGEEIAQEAFVRLWLARRRYREEGRFEAYLYSIGTRLARSSERRRRVRLRALFAGRLGPFGWQSRGGERAAFEEAEASERLLREEAESELARAIAELPLAFRAPLVLAALEERPIDEIAGLLGLPAATVKTRLFRARERLRVRLQSYWKGAAP from the coding sequence ATGAGCGCTCTCGACGCCGCCCTGCCCGACACGACGGTCGACCTCGACGCCCGGGCGATGGCGCTTTGCCGCGCGGGGGACTGGGAGGAGTTCGGCCTTCTGGTCGAGCGCCACCGCGATCCGCTGGTGCGCTATCTGGCGCGCCTCGTGGGCGACCGCGACCGGGGCGAGGAGATCGCCCAGGAGGCGTTCGTCCGCCTCTGGCTGGCCCGGCGCCGCTACCGCGAGGAGGGGCGCTTCGAGGCCTACCTCTACAGCATCGGAACCCGTCTGGCCAGAAGCAGCGAACGCCGGCGGCGGGTGCGGCTGCGCGCGCTGTTCGCGGGCCGGCTCGGTCCGTTCGGTTGGCAGAGCAGAGGCGGGGAGCGGGCGGCGTTCGAGGAGGCCGAAGCGAGCGAGCGGCTCCTGCGCGAGGAGGCCGAGTCGGAGCTCGCGCGCGCGATCGCGGAGCTGCCGCTCGCCTTCCGCGCGCCGCTCGTCCTCGCGGCGCTCGAGGAGCGACCGATCGACGAGATCGCGGGGCTTCTCGGTCTCCCCGCGGCGACCGTGAAGACGAGGCTCTTCCGCGCCCGGGAGCGCCTGCGTGTTCGCCTGCAGTCCTACTGGAAAGGAGCCGCGCCGTGA
- a CDS encoding ATP-binding protein: MQDFEKLGLFYLGRPVDAATGEVREEPLLYDSRDLVTHAVCLGMTGSGKTGLGIALLEEAAIDGVPALVIDPKGDLTNLMLTFPGLSAAEFEPWVQEEEARRKGQDVPAYAAAEAAKWKKGLASWGQDGERIRRLRAAASFRIFTPGSNAGEPISILATFAAPPPELVEDAELFGDRVQSTATSLLGLVGIAGDPLRSREHILVSSLLDRAWRDGRSYDLAQLIADVQKPPLDKVGVLPLESFYPAKERFELAMTVNALLAAPGFEVWLKGTPLDVQQLLYTADGRPQIAVLSIAHLSDAERMFFVSLLLNQTLAWMRTRQGTSSLRALLYMDEIFGYLPPTANPPSKKPMLTLLKQARAFGLGVVLATQNPVDLDYKALSNIGTWLLGRLQTERDLARVLDGLEGVAGGIDRQELSRILAGLGQRRFLLHNVHEERPVLFESRWAMSYLAGPLTRDQIRRLKGNGAGPAATAAVPPASATAATRATGATGAVEASEATGAGAAPILPAQIAVLFAGAAGRAESYGAAILGQGRVHFQSPDAGWSFTREVARALPIAGAEALMVDWAGAVPIEASGLSETVPPGAGSFAPLPAEATRPKSYDSWAKSFKDFLARGEELVLFTSKELDLSSKPGESEGEFRVRLADQARLRRDAEVDKVKARFAAKFTALEERMRRAQAKVVEQQSQATAHKYATAASVFGAVAGALFGRRKLSTSTLTRAASSARSASRSMKESRDVDLAEEGVEAVQARIAELEAELAAAVAEVEQRTDPRTLALTAKTLKPKKADVELVRVGLVWLPQPRA; this comes from the coding sequence ATGCAGGATTTCGAGAAGCTCGGACTGTTCTATCTCGGCCGGCCGGTCGATGCGGCGACGGGGGAGGTCCGCGAGGAGCCGCTGCTCTACGATTCGCGCGATCTGGTGACTCATGCCGTTTGTCTCGGTATGACCGGGAGCGGCAAGACCGGGCTGGGGATCGCCCTTCTCGAGGAGGCGGCGATCGACGGCGTGCCGGCTTTGGTGATCGATCCCAAGGGGGATCTCACCAACCTGATGTTGACTTTTCCCGGCCTCTCCGCGGCCGAGTTCGAGCCCTGGGTGCAGGAGGAGGAGGCGCGCCGCAAGGGCCAGGACGTTCCGGCCTACGCCGCGGCGGAGGCGGCGAAGTGGAAGAAGGGGCTCGCCTCCTGGGGCCAGGACGGCGAGCGCATCCGGCGCCTCCGGGCGGCGGCGAGCTTCCGCATCTTCACTCCGGGCAGCAACGCCGGCGAGCCGATCTCGATCCTCGCGACCTTTGCCGCACCGCCGCCCGAGCTGGTGGAGGACGCCGAGCTCTTCGGCGACCGCGTGCAGTCGACCGCGACGAGCCTCCTGGGACTGGTCGGCATCGCCGGCGATCCGCTGCGCAGCCGCGAGCACATCCTGGTCTCGTCGCTCCTCGACCGCGCCTGGCGCGACGGCAGGAGCTACGACCTCGCACAGCTCATCGCCGACGTGCAGAAGCCGCCGCTCGACAAGGTGGGCGTGCTGCCGCTCGAGAGCTTCTACCCCGCAAAGGAGCGCTTCGAGCTGGCGATGACCGTGAACGCGCTGCTCGCCGCGCCCGGCTTCGAGGTCTGGCTCAAGGGCACGCCGCTCGACGTGCAGCAACTGCTCTACACCGCGGATGGCCGGCCGCAGATCGCCGTGCTGTCGATCGCCCACCTCTCGGACGCCGAACGGATGTTCTTCGTCTCGCTGCTGCTCAACCAGACGCTCGCCTGGATGCGCACCCGGCAGGGCACGAGCAGCCTGCGCGCGCTGCTCTACATGGACGAGATCTTCGGCTACCTGCCGCCGACCGCGAATCCGCCGTCGAAGAAGCCGATGCTGACGCTCCTCAAGCAGGCGCGGGCGTTCGGCCTCGGCGTCGTCCTCGCGACCCAGAATCCGGTCGATCTCGACTACAAGGCGCTGTCGAACATCGGCACCTGGCTGCTCGGTCGTCTGCAGACCGAGCGCGACCTGGCGCGTGTCCTCGACGGCCTCGAGGGGGTCGCCGGCGGCATCGACCGCCAGGAGCTGTCGCGGATTCTCGCCGGTCTCGGTCAGCGCCGCTTCCTGCTGCACAACGTCCACGAAGAGAGGCCGGTGCTGTTCGAGAGCCGCTGGGCGATGTCGTACCTCGCCGGACCCCTCACTCGCGACCAGATCCGCAGGCTCAAGGGGAACGGCGCGGGGCCGGCCGCGACTGCCGCCGTTCCGCCAGCCAGTGCGACGGCAGCGACGAGAGCGACGGGAGCGACGGGAGCGGTCGAGGCGAGCGAAGCGACCGGCGCCGGCGCAGCGCCGATTCTGCCGGCGCAGATCGCGGTGCTCTTCGCCGGCGCCGCCGGGAGGGCTGAGAGCTACGGCGCCGCGATCCTCGGCCAGGGGAGGGTGCACTTCCAGAGCCCCGATGCCGGCTGGAGCTTCACGCGTGAGGTGGCGCGGGCGCTGCCGATCGCTGGCGCAGAGGCCCTCATGGTCGACTGGGCGGGCGCGGTGCCGATCGAGGCCAGCGGGCTCTCGGAGACCGTTCCGCCGGGGGCCGGGAGCTTCGCCCCACTGCCGGCCGAGGCCACCCGGCCGAAGAGCTACGACAGCTGGGCGAAGTCGTTCAAGGACTTCCTGGCGCGCGGCGAGGAGCTGGTCCTTTTCACGAGCAAGGAGCTCGACCTGAGCTCGAAGCCCGGCGAGAGCGAAGGGGAGTTCCGGGTCCGGCTGGCGGACCAGGCTCGCCTGCGCCGCGACGCGGAGGTCGACAAGGTGAAGGCGCGCTTCGCTGCGAAGTTCACCGCGCTCGAGGAGCGTATGCGGCGCGCCCAGGCCAAGGTGGTCGAGCAGCAGTCGCAGGCCACGGCGCACAAGTACGCCACCGCCGCCTCGGTCTTCGGCGCCGTCGCCGGCGCGCTCTTCGGCCGGCGCAAGCTCTCGACGTCGACGCTGACGCGTGCCGCCTCTTCGGCCCGATCGGCCTCGCGGTCGATGAAGGAGTCGCGCGACGTCGACCTGGCCGAAGAGGGGGTCGAGGCCGTCCAGGCCCGGATCGCCGAGCTCGAGGCCGAGCTCGCGGCCGCCGTCGCGGAGGTCGAGCAGCGCACCGATCCGCGGACGCTCGCGTTGACGGCAAAGACCCTGAAGCCGAAGAAGGCCGACGTGGAGCTGGTGCGGGTCGGCCTGGTCTGGCTGCCGCAGCCTCGGGCCTGA
- a CDS encoding tetratricopeptide repeat protein, protein MIRCHRWFLFCVLLIGAACLSPAERQAALFAQADAAAKAGDLPRAIAQLKTAVGYDPSDVEAVTRLAEVLIGADLAWEAKVLLDRFPADAKRDDRFLNLKARLLIRFGRLAEALPILLALDARGGADPTTVEAAVEAWVARKAEPAEFPDLPGAWRLALVGECLEGQDPDLAAQWLRTVPGDSSQEEKLSERVLAAVLQSDDSDLSDSVVALAGIGDTANKALTLRRHLASRKNWSELHRVEERFLADYPGHSAWSEVALAKAWRSLRAGDPQAAERLAAKVAALDPESVEPLVVRGLALRERGREGEARKALELALALDPTNVTARRALLGQEQEPGAIRLDLNLRGANLENR, encoded by the coding sequence ATGATCCGGTGCCACCGCTGGTTTCTCTTCTGCGTGCTGCTGATCGGCGCTGCCTGCCTCTCTCCAGCTGAGCGGCAGGCGGCGCTCTTCGCACAGGCCGACGCGGCCGCCAAGGCAGGCGACCTGCCGCGCGCGATTGCCCAGCTCAAGACGGCAGTCGGCTACGACCCCAGCGACGTCGAAGCAGTGACGCGGTTGGCCGAAGTCCTCATTGGGGCAGACCTCGCCTGGGAGGCGAAAGTGCTGCTCGATCGATTCCCCGCCGACGCGAAACGGGACGACCGGTTTCTCAACCTCAAGGCCCGCCTCTTGATCCGCTTCGGGCGCCTGGCGGAGGCCCTGCCGATTCTATTGGCGCTGGACGCGCGCGGCGGCGCGGATCCCACGACCGTAGAGGCAGCCGTCGAGGCCTGGGTCGCCAGGAAGGCAGAGCCCGCCGAATTCCCAGACCTGCCGGGCGCCTGGCGACTCGCCCTGGTCGGCGAGTGTCTCGAGGGTCAGGACCCCGATCTCGCCGCCCAGTGGTTGCGAACCGTTCCAGGAGACTCCAGTCAGGAAGAGAAACTGTCCGAGAGGGTACTGGCGGCGGTTCTCCAGTCGGACGACTCGGACCTCTCCGACAGCGTGGTTGCCCTCGCCGGGATTGGAGACACCGCGAACAAGGCCCTGACCCTGCGTCGCCACCTGGCCTCGAGGAAGAACTGGTCGGAGCTCCACCGCGTCGAGGAGCGATTTCTGGCCGACTACCCCGGCCATTCAGCCTGGAGCGAGGTGGCGCTCGCGAAGGCGTGGCGTTCGCTTCGCGCTGGCGATCCTCAGGCAGCTGAGCGGTTGGCAGCAAAGGTCGCGGCTCTCGATCCGGAGAGCGTCGAGCCGCTCGTCGTGCGCGGTCTGGCACTCCGGGAACGCGGGCGCGAAGGCGAGGCTCGCAAGGCGCTCGAATTGGCGCTAGCGTTGGACCCGACCAACGTCACCGCTCGCCGGGCGCTGTTGGGTCAGGAGCAGGAGCCGGGTGCGATTCGACTCGATCTGAATCTCCGAGGAGCGAACCTCGAAAACCGATGA
- a CDS encoding VanZ family protein, translating to MKLHLRSSAARTWVLVGIYVAVLFASVPFARDIVVGLREQHLLGTSVTLLYFAAVVGLVYHVVFDVRLSDRIAFLALVLLALVTGSLVLGLAVPEERIHFLQYGLLALLCRRALAWHFEPRGQVLGAVALASVAGVLDEVLQGVTPDRVCDARDMMINSVAAFLAIVAEEALHNRLGWLPGKEGDEPNPGD from the coding sequence ATGAAACTCCATCTGAGATCGAGCGCGGCTCGAACCTGGGTGCTGGTGGGCATCTACGTCGCCGTCCTCTTCGCATCCGTACCGTTCGCGCGTGACATCGTCGTGGGGCTGCGCGAGCAGCATCTCCTCGGCACGTCGGTGACGCTTCTCTACTTCGCCGCGGTGGTCGGGCTCGTCTATCACGTCGTCTTCGACGTCAGGCTATCGGATCGAATCGCCTTCCTGGCGCTGGTTCTCCTGGCGCTGGTGACCGGGAGCCTCGTCCTCGGCCTCGCAGTGCCCGAAGAGCGTATCCATTTTCTTCAGTACGGCCTCCTGGCTCTCCTCTGCCGCAGAGCGTTGGCTTGGCATTTCGAGCCGCGCGGCCAGGTTCTCGGCGCCGTGGCCCTGGCGTCCGTAGCCGGAGTCCTGGACGAAGTGCTGCAGGGCGTCACGCCGGACCGGGTCTGCGATGCACGGGACATGATGATCAACTCGGTGGCGGCTTTCCTCGCGATCGTCGCCGAGGAGGCGTTGCACAACCGGCTGGGTTGGTTGCCAGGAAAGGAGGGGGATGAACCGAATCCTGGTGATTGA